From Nitrospira sp.:
TGGTTCGAACCGGCCGAGTCGCCGTCGCTCGTGAACCAGTTCGTTCCGCTGCGACCCAAACGAAGAAGGTGGTTCGCGAGTAGCGCCTTACGAGCAAATTGGCGGTTTGTTATATGCTGAATACGATGAGGGAAAGGGTGTTCCATGAAAATCTACTACGATAAAGACGCCGATCTCCAGCTGATTCGAAGCAAGAAGGTAGCCGTGATCGGTTACGGAAGTCAGGGGCATGCGCATGCCCTGAACATGAAAGAAAGCGGTGTGACCGTCGTCATCGGGCTGCGGGAAGGAGCCTCCTGGAAAAAAGCGGAGCAGAGCGGGCTGAAAGTGATGCCGGTTGCTGATGCAGTAAAGGCCTCCGATGTCGTGATGATTCTCGCGCCGGATGAAGCGCAAGCCGCTATCTATCGGCAGGATGTTGCACCCAATCTGAAGCCTGGATCCTATCTGGCATTCGGGCATGGGTTCAATATTCACTTCGGGCAGATTGTGCCTCCGGCTTCCATTAATGTGTTCATGGTGGCGCCCAAAGGGCCAGGGCACCTGGTCCGTTCCGAGTATACGAAGGGCAGCGGCGTGCCCTGTTTGTTGGCGATCCACCAGGATCCCAGTGGTACGACGAAGCAGGTCGGATTAGCCTATGCCAGTGCCATCGGTGGCGGACGCGCGGGCGTCATTGAAACGAATTTTCGTGAAGAGACTGAGACTGATCTCTTCGGAGAGCAAGCTGTGCTCTGCGGAGGACTCACGTCGTTGATCCAAGCCGGGTACGAGACATTGGTTGAAGCCGGGTACTCACCGGAGATGGCCTACTTTGAATGTTTGCATGAGGTCAAACTCATCGTCGATCTCATCTACCAGGGTGGAATTGCCAACATGCGCTACTCGATCAGCACGACCGCGAAGTACGGCGATGTGACTCGAGGCCCGCGCGTTGTCACGGAACAGACCAAGCAGGAAATGAAGAAGATTCTCGATGAGATCCAGACAGGGCGGTTCGCCAAAGAGTGGGTCCTTGAAAATCAGGCCAACCGCCCGGTGTACAATGCGCTGCTCGCCAAGGGTGAAGCGCACCCGATCGAGGCGGTCGGATCGAAGCTTCGTGCGATGATGCCGTGGCTGAAAAAGGATCAGCTCGTCGACAAGACTAAGAACTGAGGTCCTGCTGTGGCAGATCGTGCCGTCGGTATTCCATTCGCTAAAGAAGGAATTCCCTTCATCGCAGCGCCGGCTGGCGTTACACTGCTGGCTGGATGGTTGGGTTGGCCGGTCTTCGCGTTTCTCGGAGGCGTGGCGACACTCTTCTCGGCCTGGTTCTTTAGGAATCCAGCCCGGGTGGTACCGCAAGGCCCCAAGCTGGTCGTCGCTCCCGGCGATGGGAAAGTGATTGCGATTGAGGAAGAGTTTGAACCGAGATATTTAAAGGAACGTTCCCTAAGAGTGACGATCTTTTTGAATGTGTTCAACGTCCATATTAATCGGATGCCTTGCGATGGGGTCATCGAGGATGTGCAGTATCAACCAGGTTTGTTCATGGTGGCCAGTAAGCCGGAAGCCACGTTGAGAAATGAACAGAACGCGGTGATGATTAAGACGAAGGAAGGCATCAAGGTGCTGTGCGTCCAAGTAGCAGGACTCATTGCCCGGCGCATCGTGTCTTGGGTTTCACCACGGGATCAGGCCATTCGAGGTGAACGGTTCGGGTTGATCCGTTTTGGATCTAGAATGGATACCTTCCTGCCCATCGGTACCACGGTTCGGGTCGCGATCGGGGACCAAGTCAAAGGTGGGGAAACAATCGTAGGGGAATTGCCATGAAAACGGCAGGATTTAAGAATTCGTTCGGGAAAGAAGGCAAGCGGCGAAAAGCCGCCATGCACCTCATCCCGAATCTGTTTACAACCGGCAACCTGTTTTGCGGAGTATATGCCATCCTTTCCGTCTTCAACGCCAACTACCTGGAAGCGGCCATTGCGATTCTCGTCGCGATGATTTTTGATGTGCTTGACGGAAAGTCGGCACGCTTGACCAATAGTACGAGCCAATTCGGTCTGGAATACGACTCGTTGTCCGATGTCGTATCGTTCGGTGTTGCGCCGGGTCTGTTGATCTACTCCTGGGCCTTGAGTGGACAGGGGACGTTCGGTGTCGCGGTGATGTTTGCTTACGTCGCGATGGGGGCCGTGCGGCTGGCGCGATTCAACTCTACGGTCGCGGTATCAGATGGGAAATATTTTACCGGGTTGGCCATCCCAGCCGCCGCCGGGGTGGTGGCTTCTCTGGTAGTGTTTGATCATTACATCCTCAAGATGGGATCGGAACCCAAACCGATCGTGGTCTTGATCATGACCTTGATACTGGCGTTCTTGATGGTCAGTACGATCAAGTATCGTAGCTTCAAAGACTTGAAGTTTAAGGGCCACCGGCACATTACCTACCTCGTGTGGGGGATTCTCGCGTTGATGATGGTGGCAGCCCTACCAGCCGTCATGCTATTTGTGGTTTTTGCTGGGTATGCATTGATGGGTCCGGTCGAAAAGTTGTATTGGTTGGTAGCTCCGTCTGCTGGGAAAAAAGGTGTTGGGAAAGTCGACCCATCACCGATTGAAACACGACTGTGACCACGGATATTGGGAGGATTCGCAACGTATCGACTGGCGAAGACGAGGAGTAGTAGGCGAATAATCTAGAAGAGGGTATGCCGTACCTTTTAGAGAGCTGGTGGGTGGTGCGAACCAGCCTGGATTTCGTCGAACTCGCCTCCGAGCCGAATCTCTGAACCTATGAAGTAAGAGATTCCGTCTTGCCCTCGTAAGGGGCCTAACGAAGGGCCTGCGCAACCGAGTCGGTGTTCAGGCTAAATCAGGGTGGTACCACGAAGTGCGTGTCGAGCCTTCGTCCCTGGGTATAACGGGATGAAGGCTTTTCTATTTTCAGCAATCTTCGTTAGGAGAAGAGGTAACACCATGACACGCCTGATCAGAATTTTCGATACGACATTGCGAGATGGTGAACAATCGCCGGGCGCCAGCATGAACGTGGAAGAGAAGGTCATGGTGGCCAAACAGCTGGCGAGGCTTGGTGTCGATATCATCGAGGCAGGGTTCGCGTACAGTTCACCAGGGGATTTTGAGGCGGTTCGACGGATTGCTCAGGAAGTGGAAGGGCCGACGATCTGCAGCCTTGCCCGCGCGCGTCCTGAAGATATTGATCGAGCCTGGGAGGCGTTACAAGGCGCTCCGAAGGTGCGTATCCACACGTTCCTGTCGACGTCCGATATTCATCTCAAACACCAGTTTCGGATGACCCGGGAACAGGCGAAGCGGCGTGCTGTGGACATGGTCCAGCGGGCTCGCGGCTACGTCGACGACGTCGAGTTTTCCCCGATGGATGCCAGCCGGTCAGATCCAGCGTATCTCTGCGAAGTCATTGAGGCAGTCATTGCGGCAGGAGCGGGAACCATCAATATTCCCGACACGGTGGGATATGCCGTGCCTCAGGAATTTGGTGCGCTGATCAAGGGAATTTGCGATCGGGTTCCGAATTCTAAGCAGGCCGTCATTTCTGTCCATTGCCACAATGATCTCGGCGTCGCTGTCGCAAACAGCCTGGCGGCCATCATCAACGGGGCTGGACAGGTGGAGTGTACGATCAATGGCATTGGCGAACGGGCCGGGAATACGTCGTTGGAAGAAATTGTGATGGGTCTACGCACCAGGACGGACTTCTATCAGGCAGATACGGGTATCAAGACGGACGAGATCGCAAAAACCAGTCGCTTAGTGAGCAAGATCACGGGGATGGTCGTACAACCGAACAAGGCCATCGTGGGGGCCAATGCGTTTGCCCATACCTCCGGCATTCATCAAGACGGCTTACTCAAAGACAAGACCACCTATGAGATCATGCGACCGGAATCCATCGGTTTGGTCGAGAGTCAGATGGTGATGGGAAAACTCTCCGGTCGGCACGCATTTCGTCAACGGTTGGAAGAGTTGGGATATAAGCTCAACGAGGAAGAGGTCAATCACGCGTTTGAACGGTTCAAGAAGCTGGCCGATCAAAAAAAAGAAATTTTCGAGGAAGACCTCGAGGTCATCGTCTCCGAAGAGTTGTCGAAGATGGCCGATCGCATCACCTTGACGGCGTTGCGCGTATCGAGCGGCACCAGCCAGGTTCCCACCGCTACCGTCGAACTGGAGGTTGACGGTAAAGCCATGGCTCAAACCGGCACTGGCGACGGCCCAGTGGATGCGGTCTACCGCACGATTGCAGAGATCACGCAGACCAAAAGTCAATTGCTGATGTATGTGGTGAAGGGCATCACAGGGGGTACTGATGCACAGGGGGAAGTCTCGGTACGGGTTCAAGAAGATGGTCGAACCGTCACCGGGCACGGGGCCGATACGGATATCATCACCGCCTCAGCGCGAGCCTATCTCAATGCCTTGAATAAGCTCGCCTATCTTGCGGGCAAACACGCGCAAGGGGAGCAGAAGGTGAACTTGATTTGACGAGGATACGCACGGTAGAGTTTTCAATTCGGGGGCAGAAGAGCATCCTTGGAAGGAGCCTGGGCCGTGTGGAAGGTTGCGCTGGGGGACCGGCCGGAGTTTCTAGCTGGTGACCATACTCGGTTACGGGAGATTCTGCATCCTGCGAAGGACCCGCTTGAACTGGGGTATAGCCTGGCCCACGGAAGGCTGAGCCCAGGAGCGCGCTCCAAACGGCATCGTTTGACCTCTTCCGAAGTCTACTATTTTATCTCCGGCCAAGGGCGATTCACGATCAATGGCCAGGTTACGCCAATCGAAGCGGGAACCACGGTCTATGTTCAGCCTGGAGGTGAACAGTTTCTTGAAAATACGGGAGCAGTCGATATTGAGTTCTTGTGTCTGGTGGATCCCGCTTGGCGAGAAGAAGACGAAACAGTATTAGAATAGCGCATGGGAATCGTGAACGATCGAAAGGAGACGCAGTGAAGGCCAAGATCGCAGTGCTTGCTGGGGATGGAGTCGGGCGTGAAATCGTTCCGGAAGCCGTGAAAGTCCTCAAAGTAATCGCCGAGCAATACGGCCATGCGTTCGAATTTGTGACCGCCGATATTGGAGGGCAGGCGATCGATAAGTTTGGTGTGCCGTTGCCGAATGATACCCTGACGCTTGCCAAACAAAGCGACGCCGTCTTACTGGGAGCGGTAGGAGGCCCGCGGTGGGAAAGCTTGGACTACAGCCTCAGGCCGGAACGAGCGCTCCTGGGAATCCGTGAAGCCTTAGGGCTCTATGCCAATCTGAGGCCGGCGAAGGTGTACTCGAACCTCGTGGATGCCTCCAGTTTAAAGCGCGAGGTGGTCGAAGGGATCGATATTCTCGTCATTCGAGAACTCACCGGGGGTATCTATTTCGGCAAGCCTAAAGGCATCGAAAAACTACCGAATGGTCAGGAGCGGGGGGTCAATACAGAAGTCTATACCACGGAAGAAGTCCGTCGGATTGCCAAGGTCGCGTTCGAAGCGGCGAGGAAACGAGGCAAAAAAGTGACGTCGGTGGACAAGGCTAATGTATTGGAATCCTCCGAGCTGTGGCGCAAGGTCGTCATTGAGGTCCATGCGTCTTATCCGGACGTTGAATTGGGGCATATCTATGTCGATAACGCTGCCATGCAGCTGGTCAGGAATCCACGGCAATTCGACGTCCTCCTATGCAACAACATGTTCGGCGACATTCTCAGCGATGAAGCCGCCATGCTCACTGGTTCGATCGGGATGCTTCCCTCTGCCAGCCTCGGGGCGAAGGTAGGGCTGTTTGAGCCGATTCACGGAAGTGCCC
This genomic window contains:
- the ilvC gene encoding ketol-acid reductoisomerase, yielding MKIYYDKDADLQLIRSKKVAVIGYGSQGHAHALNMKESGVTVVIGLREGASWKKAEQSGLKVMPVADAVKASDVVMILAPDEAQAAIYRQDVAPNLKPGSYLAFGHGFNIHFGQIVPPASINVFMVAPKGPGHLVRSEYTKGSGVPCLLAIHQDPSGTTKQVGLAYASAIGGGRAGVIETNFREETETDLFGEQAVLCGGLTSLIQAGYETLVEAGYSPEMAYFECLHEVKLIVDLIYQGGIANMRYSISTTAKYGDVTRGPRVVTEQTKQEMKKILDEIQTGRFAKEWVLENQANRPVYNALLAKGEAHPIEAVGSKLRAMMPWLKKDQLVDKTKN
- a CDS encoding phosphatidylserine decarboxylase family protein, with the protein product MPFAKEGIPFIAAPAGVTLLAGWLGWPVFAFLGGVATLFSAWFFRNPARVVPQGPKLVVAPGDGKVIAIEEEFEPRYLKERSLRVTIFLNVFNVHINRMPCDGVIEDVQYQPGLFMVASKPEATLRNEQNAVMIKTKEGIKVLCVQVAGLIARRIVSWVSPRDQAIRGERFGLIRFGSRMDTFLPIGTTVRVAIGDQVKGGETIVGELP
- the pssA gene encoding CDP-diacylglycerol--serine O-phosphatidyltransferase, with protein sequence MKTAGFKNSFGKEGKRRKAAMHLIPNLFTTGNLFCGVYAILSVFNANYLEAAIAILVAMIFDVLDGKSARLTNSTSQFGLEYDSLSDVVSFGVAPGLLIYSWALSGQGTFGVAVMFAYVAMGAVRLARFNSTVAVSDGKYFTGLAIPAAAGVVASLVVFDHYILKMGSEPKPIVVLIMTLILAFLMVSTIKYRSFKDLKFKGHRHITYLVWGILALMMVAALPAVMLFVVFAGYALMGPVEKLYWLVAPSAGKKGVGKVDPSPIETRL
- a CDS encoding 2-isopropylmalate synthase → MTRLIRIFDTTLRDGEQSPGASMNVEEKVMVAKQLARLGVDIIEAGFAYSSPGDFEAVRRIAQEVEGPTICSLARARPEDIDRAWEALQGAPKVRIHTFLSTSDIHLKHQFRMTREQAKRRAVDMVQRARGYVDDVEFSPMDASRSDPAYLCEVIEAVIAAGAGTINIPDTVGYAVPQEFGALIKGICDRVPNSKQAVISVHCHNDLGVAVANSLAAIINGAGQVECTINGIGERAGNTSLEEIVMGLRTRTDFYQADTGIKTDEIAKTSRLVSKITGMVVQPNKAIVGANAFAHTSGIHQDGLLKDKTTYEIMRPESIGLVESQMVMGKLSGRHAFRQRLEELGYKLNEEEVNHAFERFKKLADQKKEIFEEDLEVIVSEELSKMADRITLTALRVSSGTSQVPTATVELEVDGKAMAQTGTGDGPVDAVYRTIAEITQTKSQLLMYVVKGITGGTDAQGEVSVRVQEDGRTVTGHGADTDIITASARAYLNALNKLAYLAGKHAQGEQKVNLI
- a CDS encoding cupin domain-containing protein yields the protein MWKVALGDRPEFLAGDHTRLREILHPAKDPLELGYSLAHGRLSPGARSKRHRLTSSEVYYFISGQGRFTINGQVTPIEAGTTVYVQPGGEQFLENTGAVDIEFLCLVDPAWREEDETVLE
- the leuB gene encoding 3-isopropylmalate dehydrogenase: MKAKIAVLAGDGVGREIVPEAVKVLKVIAEQYGHAFEFVTADIGGQAIDKFGVPLPNDTLTLAKQSDAVLLGAVGGPRWESLDYSLRPERALLGIREALGLYANLRPAKVYSNLVDASSLKREVVEGIDILVIRELTGGIYFGKPKGIEKLPNGQERGVNTEVYTTEEVRRIAKVAFEAARKRGKKVTSVDKANVLESSELWRKVVIEVHASYPDVELGHIYVDNAAMQLVRNPRQFDVLLCNNMFGDILSDEAAMLTGSIGMLPSASLGAKVGLFEPIHGSAPDIAGRNIANPIATIASAAMMLSYAFQLEKEAEAIQQAIVKTLDLGYRTKDIQSPGAQIVGTVEMGEAIVKNLDE